The Thunnus albacares chromosome 21, fThuAlb1.1, whole genome shotgun sequence genome window below encodes:
- the bdh1 gene encoding D-beta-hydroxybutyrate dehydrogenase, mitochondrial yields the protein MAPLPMLRVALLVSFSVFLTVVLGFGLPALLNAAMRMVGLPETSVTESIVVLYLVFVVYVAMPRIPRGLVEVKGKAVFITGCDSGFGHALAKHMHKLGFTVFAGCLLKDKGGEGAKELEEFHSDRMKVVQLDVCSDEQVNQAVEYIKDNLEDSERGLWAVVNNAGVSTFGEVEFTSMDTYKQVSEVNLWGTIRVTKAVLPLIRRAKGRVVNLASMYGRMGNILRSPYCVSKYGVEAFSDCLRYEMKTWGVKVSIIEPGNFIVATGILTHDIVASTANKLWSEAPSDVKEDYGRTHFERHMSLVRSYCNSGQKDVAPVMDDITDAIISKRPYTRYNPIEPHWWIRVQLMTHLPAAISDFLYF from the exons ATGGCCCCGCTCCCCATGCTCCGAGTGGCTCTCCTggtgtcattttcagtttttctgactGTTGTGTTGGGTTTCGGACTACCTGCCCTCCTGAACGCGGCGATGAGGATGGTGGGATTACCGGAGACGAGTGTAACCGAGAGCATAGTTGTGCtgtatttagtttttgttgtgtaTGTTGCAATGCCTCGCATTCCCAGAGGATTGGTGGAG GTGAAGGGGAAAGCTGTGTTTATTACAGGTTGTGACAGTGGTTTTGGTCACGCACTTGCCAAACATATGCACAAACTTGGCTTCACGGTCTTCGCTGGATGTCTTCTAAAG GATAAAGGTGGAGAAGGTGCAAAGGAGCTGGAGGAGTTTCATTCAGATCGCATGAAGGTAGTCCAGCTGGATGTCTGCAGTGACGAGCAGGTGAACCAGGCTGTGGAATATATTAAAGACAACCTGGAGGACTCAGAGAGAG GTCTGTGGGCGGTTGTGAACAACGCTGGTGTGTCAACGTTTGGAGAAGTAGAGTTTACCTCCATGGACACCTATAAGCAAGTGTCAGAGGTCAACCTGTGGGGCACTATCAGGGTCACCAAAGCTGTTCTGCCATTAATCCGCAGGGCCAAAG GCCGTGTCGTGAACCTGGCCAGTATGTATGGGAGGATGGGAAACATCTTGCGGTCTCCTTACTGTGTATCTAAATACGGCGTGGAGGCTTTTTCTGACTGCCTTCGCTACGAGATGAAGACCTGGGGAGTTAAAGTGTCCATAATCGAACCAGGAAACTTCATCGTGGCCACCGGCATCCTGACCCATGACATTGTGGCCAGCACGGCCAACAAGCTGTGGAGTGAGGCGCCCTCAGATGTGAAGGAGGATTACGGGAGAACCCACTTTGAGCGACACATGTCTCTGGTGCGCTCATATTGCAACAGCGGACAGAAGGATGTGGCCCCCGTGATGGATGACATCACAGACGCCATCATATCCAAGCGTCCTTACACAAGATACAACCCCATTGAACCACACTGGTGGATCAGAGTGCAGCTGATGACCCATCTGCCTGCTGCAATATCCGACTTCCTCTACTTCTAA
- the nck1b gene encoding cytoplasmic protein NCK1 isoform X2, producing the protein MDMANLFKHFFRIGKVKSRKGGMRDTASNADSDMYADNGERLYDLNLPALVKFSYTAEREDELSLVKGTRVVVMEKCSDGWWRGSYNGRSGWFPSNYVTEDVDGTAGGGGMGGGGDPAGSLTEKLAAVMNSTTNGNRVLHTVQALYPFSSGNDEELNFEKGEVMEVVEKPENDPEWWKCRKADGQLGLVPKNYVNVLDSTSHKPTAGPAGPPTPDCDYISPSGSGRFAGKEWYYGKVTRHQAEVALNQRGIEGDFLIRDSESSPNDFSISLKAQSKNKHFKVQLKENLYCIGQRKFNSMEELVEHYKKAPIFTSEQGDKLYLIKALAAS; encoded by the exons CTATTCAAACATTTCTTTC GAATTGGGAAGGTGAAGAGCAGAAAGGGGGGGATGAGAGACACGGCCTCCAATGCCGACTCAGACATGTATGCAGATAACGGTGAGCGGCTGTACGACCTCAACCTGCCCGCCCTGGTCAAGTTCAGCTACACAGCAGAGCGCGAAGATGAGCTGTCTCTGGTTAAAGGCACGCgggtggtggtgatggagaAGTGCAGCGACGGCTGGTGGCGCGGAAGCTACAACGGACGTTCTGGCTGGTTTCCGTCCAACTACGTGACAGAGGACGTGGATGGGACGGCGGGGGGAGGGGGAATGGGCGGGGGAGGGGACCCGGCTGGATCGCTAACAGAGAAGCTGGCGGCTGTGATGAACAGCACCACGAACGGGAACAGAGTGCTGCACACAGTCCAGGCACTCTACCCTTTCAGCTCAGGCAACGACGAGGAGCTGAATTTTGAGAAGGGCGAGGTGATGGAGGTTGTGGAGAAGCCAGAGAACGACCCGGAGTGGTGGAAGTGCCGCAAAGCGGACGGACAGCTGGGCTTGGTGCCTAAGAACTACGTCAATGTGCTGGACTCCACCTCCCATAAACCCACAGCAGGGCCTGCGGGGCCGCCCACACCTGACTGTGATTACATCTCGCCTTCAGGCAGCGGGCGCTTCGCGGGGAAGGAGTGGTACTACGGGAAGGTGACGCGCCACCAGGCGGAGGTGGCCCTCAACCAGAGAGGCATAGAGGGAGACTTCCTCATCCGAGACAGCGAGTCATCG CCAAACGACTTCTCCATCTCCCTGAAGGCGCAGAGCAAGAACAAGCATTTCAAAGTGCAGCTGAAGGAAAACCTTTACTGCATTGGACAGCGCAAGTTCAACTCTATGGAAGAGCTTGTTGAACACTACAAAAAGGCCCCCATCTTCACCAGTGAGCAGGGAGACAAACTGTACCTGATCAAGGCCCTGGCCGCCTCCTGA